The following proteins are encoded in a genomic region of Phycisphaera sp.:
- a CDS encoding NADH-quinone oxidoreductase subunit C has protein sequence MPDAPTLDHPNFKAIKAAFPGATLNGTEFRGQSSLIVQPKDLHALMAFLKNDRGYDFLSDVTAVDYLNYPGDMPGRFAVVYNMINTSTEDRFFVKTYVDPTLPTDGILDDPGLYVDTVTDLWPGAEWPEREVFDMYGIRFNNHPDLRRILTWEEYPAHPLRKDYPVRGRGERESYKIVDRSDA, from the coding sequence ATGCCCGACGCGCCCACGCTCGACCATCCCAACTTCAAGGCCATCAAGGCCGCCTTCCCCGGCGCCACCCTCAACGGCACCGAGTTCCGCGGGCAGTCGAGCCTCATCGTGCAGCCCAAGGACCTGCACGCCCTCATGGCCTTCCTCAAGAACGACCGCGGCTACGACTTCCTCTCGGACGTCACCGCCGTGGACTATCTCAACTACCCCGGCGACATGCCCGGCCGCTTCGCCGTCGTGTACAACATGATCAACACGAGCACCGAGGATCGCTTCTTCGTCAAGACCTACGTCGACCCCACGCTGCCCACCGACGGCATCCTGGACGACCCGGGCCTCTACGTCGACACCGTCACCGACCTCTGGCCCGGGGCCGAGTGGCCCGAGCGCGAGGTGTTCGACATGTACGGCATCCGCTTCAACAACCACCCCGACCTGCGCCGCATCCTGACGTGGGAGGAATACCCCGCCCACCCCCTGCGCAAGGACTACCCCGTGCGAGGCCGTGGTGAGCGGGAGAGCTACAAGATCGTGGATCGCAGCGACGCGTAA
- a CDS encoding DUF1559 domain-containing protein, whose product MPTPRPRAFTLIELLVVIAIIALLIGILLPSLGAAREAAKKVQCQSQMKQIMTAWTAYTLDYNEYHHGSRQNFSSRMEVRGGRGSEINFLLPYYEDYRVPGVSSGLGQWGYWGGLYDSYLGVEVADHMFDQSVGIGNRSHLSGWDVWACPSAKQIDRYGITGRGAEGNFDYATMCFNGVFRDGPGSEGALWKAGSYNTARPKRVTEVGHPSKLIVFQDGYEQMIDGNGDTLNDLYQHGDEKDKEYFRHGHSCNTCWLDGHVSDIPKKNLPDTLPWYTDQWEEPGRPR is encoded by the coding sequence ATGCCCACACCGCGACCCCGCGCATTCACACTGATCGAGTTGCTCGTTGTCATCGCCATCATTGCGCTGCTCATCGGCATCCTGCTCCCCTCGCTGGGCGCCGCACGCGAGGCGGCCAAGAAGGTCCAGTGCCAATCGCAGATGAAGCAGATCATGACCGCGTGGACCGCGTACACGCTGGACTACAACGAGTACCACCACGGCAGCCGGCAGAACTTTTCCTCCCGCATGGAGGTACGAGGCGGCCGTGGCTCGGAGATCAACTTCCTGCTGCCATATTACGAGGACTATCGCGTGCCCGGCGTTTCCAGCGGCCTGGGTCAGTGGGGTTATTGGGGCGGGCTGTATGACAGCTACCTTGGCGTTGAGGTGGCCGATCACATGTTCGATCAGAGCGTCGGCATCGGCAATCGCAGCCACCTCTCGGGCTGGGACGTGTGGGCCTGCCCGAGCGCTAAACAGATCGATCGCTACGGCATCACCGGTCGTGGAGCCGAGGGCAACTTTGACTACGCGACCATGTGCTTCAACGGCGTCTTCCGCGACGGCCCGGGCAGCGAGGGCGCGCTGTGGAAGGCCGGCAGCTACAACACCGCCAGGCCTAAGCGCGTCACCGAAGTCGGCCATCCGTCCAAGCTCATCGTCTTCCAGGACGGCTACGAGCAGATGATCGACGGCAATGGGGACACGCTGAACGACCTGTACCAGCACGGCGACGAGAAGGACAAGGAGTACTTCCGCCACGGCCATAGCTGCAACACGTGCTGGCTCGATGGGCACGTCTCGGACATCCCGAAGAAGAACCTGCCCGACACCCTGCCGTGGTACACCGACCAGTGGGAAGAGCCCGGCCGGCCGCGATAG
- a CDS encoding DUF899 family protein translates to MPSDRFNKAYENLLNAKAEMRTVMKEAYGPEVKEDYEFQTEQGQVKLSELFGEHDDLLVIHNMGRSCNYCTLWADGLASLEPMITERCALALSSPDAPDTQAEVKSKRGWPYQMVSVKGNRFAHDMGYVSDHGYMPGVSAFHKNEAGEITRTGSSLFGPGDDFCAIWPLFDLLEGGANGWEPK, encoded by the coding sequence ATGCCCAGCGATCGCTTCAACAAGGCGTATGAGAATCTCCTGAACGCCAAGGCCGAGATGCGCACCGTGATGAAAGAGGCCTACGGCCCCGAGGTGAAGGAGGACTACGAGTTCCAAACCGAACAGGGGCAGGTCAAGCTCAGCGAGCTCTTCGGCGAGCACGACGACCTTCTCGTGATCCACAACATGGGCCGCAGTTGCAACTACTGCACGCTCTGGGCCGACGGGCTGGCCAGCCTGGAGCCCATGATCACCGAGCGGTGCGCGCTGGCGCTCTCGAGCCCCGATGCGCCCGACACCCAGGCCGAGGTGAAATCCAAGCGCGGCTGGCCATACCAGATGGTGTCGGTCAAGGGCAACCGCTTCGCCCACGACATGGGCTACGTCTCAGACCACGGCTACATGCCGGGCGTCTCGGCCTTCCATAAGAACGAGGCCGGCGAGATCACCCGAACCGGCTCATCGTTGTTCGGCCCCGGTGACGATTTCTGCGCGATCTGGCCCTTGTTTGACCTGCTCGAGGGTGGGGCGAACGGGTGGGAGCCGAAGTAG
- a CDS encoding ASCH domain-containing protein, whose translation MTPPKATTAVREHVAIVHPWVAEALLAGTKTIESRFSRDKRPPFGRIAKGADVYFRVAGGGYAVRASVGRVQSWENLTPQRVGEIEAEHRDQIGGDDAYWDAARNARCATLVHLERCEPVSQGPTLDRQRGDRRAWFVLG comes from the coding sequence GTGACACCGCCCAAGGCGACCACCGCCGTGCGCGAGCACGTGGCCATCGTGCATCCGTGGGTGGCCGAGGCGTTGCTGGCGGGCACGAAGACCATCGAGAGCCGGTTCTCGCGAGACAAACGCCCGCCGTTCGGGCGGATCGCCAAGGGCGCGGACGTCTACTTCCGCGTCGCCGGCGGGGGCTATGCCGTCCGGGCGAGCGTCGGGCGGGTGCAATCCTGGGAGAACCTGACGCCCCAGCGCGTCGGGGAGATCGAGGCGGAGCACCGCGACCAGATCGGCGGCGATGATGCGTACTGGGACGCCGCAAGGAACGCCAGGTGTGCCACGCTGGTCCATTTGGAACGGTGCGAGCCGGTGAGCCAAGGGCCAACCCTCGACCGCCAGCGGGGAGACCGCCGGGCTTGGTTCGTGCTGGGGTAG
- a CDS encoding sodium:proton antiporter gives MEAHGAVQSLALAFGAGALVTLASDRLRQPPILFLLLVGFGLGVDGLGLVDGDALGTSGLLAIVSVSVGLLVFEGGLGLDRDTIARAPGAVRGLLTVGVIVSWMLTALLGHYLIGLPLDLSILLGAMLVVTGPTVIQPILRRTPLSPRLHSALMTEGILIDPIGVVAAVSTLEIVRLGIEQPGEAGPMAILVQFLVPAVTGVGLGVIFGYGASRVLRIIRGDRKADTQTVVLVGLAACMVSFGLAEAVSSEAGLVAATLCGLVLANAARPSAEEMRRFKETTAVMLVGALFILLASRVQLDRLWNVGWEEIAFVAAMVLLVRPASVFASTFRTGLNFRERMYTALIAPRGIVAIALGAIVAIEMTRTAAAVEGRPDLVTNAEKLETLVILVIVVTVTLAGLTAGPLATLLKVRAGRPNGVIIVGGHRLGRDLAAHLRALSVPVRLVDTNAANIAAAASEGIGTSMGSATDIRWMDQEVASTGYGNVLALSDNNEVDGAVSLWAAQRFGVPHVLRWRRDKPVPSPKGQPQPGTAMKWGRPIRHMLFQMDAGLARVATWEDAGVGAVAIVGVDEQGQVHMIDDGDVEKAFPDGPPEGMHFIGVEIGPAKNKAAAGEGEEANGDEESEESVEKSD, from the coding sequence ATGGAAGCACATGGGGCGGTACAAAGCCTGGCGTTGGCCTTCGGAGCGGGAGCGCTCGTCACCCTGGCGAGCGATCGGCTGCGCCAGCCGCCCATCCTGTTCCTGCTGCTCGTCGGCTTCGGGCTCGGTGTCGACGGGCTCGGCTTGGTCGACGGCGACGCCCTGGGCACCTCGGGGCTGCTGGCCATTGTGTCGGTCTCGGTCGGTTTGCTGGTGTTCGAGGGGGGGCTCGGGCTCGACCGCGACACCATCGCGCGCGCACCGGGCGCGGTCCGCGGGCTGCTGACCGTTGGTGTTATCGTGAGTTGGATGCTCACGGCCCTGCTTGGGCACTATCTCATCGGCCTGCCGCTCGACCTGTCCATTTTGCTCGGCGCGATGCTGGTGGTTACGGGCCCCACGGTGATCCAGCCCATCCTGCGTCGCACGCCGCTGAGCCCCAGGCTGCACTCGGCCCTGATGACCGAGGGCATCCTGATCGATCCGATCGGCGTGGTCGCGGCCGTATCGACGCTCGAGATCGTGCGCCTTGGCATCGAGCAGCCCGGTGAGGCGGGGCCGATGGCCATCTTGGTCCAGTTCCTGGTGCCTGCCGTCACCGGTGTTGGGCTGGGCGTGATCTTCGGGTACGGGGCCTCCCGTGTGCTTCGCATCATCCGCGGCGATCGCAAGGCCGACACGCAGACCGTGGTGCTGGTGGGCCTGGCGGCGTGCATGGTGTCGTTCGGCCTGGCTGAGGCCGTGTCGAGCGAGGCCGGACTCGTAGCGGCCACGCTGTGTGGGCTTGTGCTGGCCAACGCCGCCCGGCCGAGCGCCGAGGAGATGCGCCGGTTCAAGGAGACCACGGCGGTCATGCTCGTGGGCGCGCTCTTCATCCTGCTGGCCTCACGCGTGCAGCTCGACCGGCTGTGGAACGTGGGTTGGGAGGAGATCGCCTTCGTCGCGGCCATGGTGTTGCTGGTCAGGCCGGCCTCGGTGTTTGCCAGCACGTTCCGAACGGGCCTGAACTTTCGCGAGCGCATGTACACGGCGCTTATTGCCCCGCGTGGGATCGTGGCCATCGCGCTGGGTGCCATCGTGGCCATCGAGATGACGCGCACGGCCGCAGCCGTGGAAGGGCGGCCCGATCTCGTCACCAACGCGGAGAAATTGGAGACGCTCGTCATCCTGGTCATCGTGGTTACGGTCACCCTCGCAGGCCTGACCGCCGGGCCGCTGGCCACGCTCTTGAAGGTGCGGGCGGGGCGGCCCAATGGCGTGATCATCGTGGGCGGGCATCGCCTGGGCCGGGACTTGGCCGCCCACCTCCGGGCGCTCAGCGTGCCAGTACGGCTGGTGGATACGAACGCCGCGAACATCGCGGCGGCAGCCAGCGAGGGCATCGGCACGAGCATGGGCAGTGCCACCGACATCCGCTGGATGGACCAGGAGGTCGCGTCGACCGGCTACGGCAACGTGCTGGCGCTCTCGGACAACAACGAGGTGGACGGCGCGGTATCGCTGTGGGCGGCGCAGCGCTTTGGCGTGCCGCACGTGCTTCGGTGGCGGCGAGATAAGCCGGTGCCATCGCCCAAGGGCCAGCCGCAACCGGGCACGGCCATGAAGTGGGGCCGGCCGATCCGGCACATGCTCTTCCAGATGGACGCGGGCCTGGCGCGCGTGGCCACCTGGGAAGACGCGGGCGTCGGGGCGGTGGCCATCGTGGGCGTCGACGAGCAGGGCCAGGTCCACATGATCGACGATGGCGACGTCGAGAAGGCCTTCCCCGACGGGCCCCCCGAGGGCATGCACTTCATCGGGGTCGAGATCGGACCGGCCAAGAACAAGGCCGCGGCCGGCGAAGGCGAAGAGGCTAACGGCGACGAGGAATCGGAGGAGTCGGTTGAGAAATCGGACTAA
- a CDS encoding right-handed parallel beta-helix repeat-containing protein, with translation MPRPIYIALFFCSVVAALASAQTPVEGRIDTDTTWTIAGSPYVLTGDVEVVGGATLTVEAGVSVEGMASARLMIGGVADGDIGTLHIPGEGALRVGFRAHDPDEPWVGIVFRQNASDAVFSASGEFLGGSIIRGAVVQQAKAPINMEGASAYLESVIVYGPQDPTGSGIFAELRVPTVKRVRMRDVEVIGSDGYGLFIIGGAGHILEDCTFDRNGTGAAIQAIARVPPDFPRDRIERCVFVRNGIAAAPSLRGGGVVFLGIGGVDFSECVFAANSAHTNGGGIWGFAAEASFTNCQFSGNYAGEAGGGMDFDADMVIEDCAFTDNRAERSAGGYLGFDSRSLTMRRCEFRENEAGRGGAMSLSFGVANVEHCDFVGNQSTSDGGAVRFFRGESQITFTSNNFINNTTAGAGGAVSLIDSDLHESVTFTGNTLEGNIARLGGAVYTTNIDDDVSTFSFAERDGLINTFRNNTAQLGDNIYHASPVDIDATGVCWGTPLPAAIANRIHDGRDEPGLGIVSFDPVATICDTCRTDLDGDGALTLFDYLAFTGLFGLSDMQADFDGDGALTIFDFLVYQTEFDAGCG, from the coding sequence ATGCCCCGACCAATCTACATCGCGTTATTCTTCTGCTCGGTGGTGGCCGCCCTGGCGTCGGCCCAAACGCCCGTCGAGGGCCGCATCGACACCGACACGACCTGGACCATCGCGGGCAGCCCGTACGTGCTGACGGGGGATGTGGAGGTGGTGGGTGGGGCGACGCTGACGGTTGAGGCGGGTGTCAGCGTCGAGGGCATGGCGAGTGCGCGGCTGATGATCGGAGGGGTAGCCGACGGCGACATCGGCACGCTCCATATTCCGGGCGAGGGAGCACTGCGCGTCGGCTTCCGAGCGCACGATCCGGACGAACCGTGGGTGGGCATCGTGTTCCGCCAGAATGCCTCGGACGCGGTCTTCTCGGCGAGCGGGGAGTTCCTGGGCGGATCGATCATCCGCGGGGCGGTCGTGCAGCAGGCCAAGGCACCCATCAACATGGAAGGCGCGTCGGCATACCTCGAATCGGTCATCGTGTATGGGCCGCAGGACCCTACGGGCTCGGGGATCTTCGCGGAACTGCGTGTACCGACCGTGAAGCGTGTGCGTATGCGCGATGTCGAGGTAATCGGTTCGGACGGCTACGGGCTGTTTATCATCGGCGGAGCAGGACACATCTTAGAAGACTGCACATTCGACCGCAACGGCACTGGAGCCGCAATCCAGGCGATTGCCAGGGTGCCGCCTGATTTTCCGCGGGATCGCATCGAGCGGTGCGTGTTCGTACGAAACGGTATTGCAGCCGCCCCTTCACTCCGTGGCGGGGGGGTGGTGTTTTTGGGCATCGGAGGGGTAGACTTCAGCGAGTGCGTGTTTGCCGCGAATTCGGCCCACACCAACGGTGGCGGGATCTGGGGCTTCGCCGCCGAAGCAAGCTTCACGAACTGTCAGTTCAGTGGCAATTACGCCGGAGAAGCCGGCGGTGGTATGGACTTCGATGCCGACATGGTCATTGAGGACTGCGCGTTCACGGACAACAGGGCCGAGCGATCGGCTGGGGGTTACCTCGGATTTGACAGCCGTTCGTTGACCATGCGCAGGTGTGAGTTTCGTGAGAATGAAGCGGGCCGAGGTGGCGCGATGTCTCTCTCGTTCGGAGTCGCCAACGTCGAACACTGCGATTTCGTGGGGAACCAATCCACCAGCGACGGCGGGGCGGTTCGATTCTTCCGAGGCGAGAGCCAGATCACGTTCACCAGCAACAACTTCATCAACAACACGACCGCTGGTGCCGGCGGGGCCGTTAGCTTAATAGATTCCGACCTCCACGAATCCGTCACCTTCACCGGCAACACCCTCGAGGGCAACATCGCCCGCCTCGGCGGGGCCGTCTACACCACCAACATCGATGACGACGTCTCCACCTTCAGCTTCGCCGAGCGCGATGGCCTGATCAACACCTTCCGCAACAACACCGCCCAACTCGGCGACAACATCTACCACGCCAGCCCCGTTGACATCGACGCCACCGGCGTCTGCTGGGGCACGCCCCTCCCCGCCGCCATTGCCAACCGCATCCACGACGGCCGCGACGAGCCGGGCCTGGGCATCGTTTCGTTCGACCCCGTCGCCACCATCTGCGACACCTGCCGCACCGATCTCGACGGCGACGGCGCCCTCACCCTGTTCGACTACCTCGCCTTCACCGGCCTCTTCGGCCTGAGCGATATGCAGGCCGACTTCGACGGCGACGGTGCGCTGACCATCTTCGACTTCCTGGTGTACCAGACCGAGTTCGACGCGGGCTGCGGCTGA
- a CDS encoding prepilin-type N-terminal cleavage/methylation domain-containing protein gives MQAKSRLARHAFTLIELLVVIAIIAILIGILLPSLGAARELGMTAVCSSNCKQIAMASLLYAQDDRKDEFWPPAQWARLPRYDTPEGEATPGLLYEYLEAADECTACPKNKRRSSDGADKSTLFYSDIDFDYTMAARMAGATPHTDVQFKYADPKLGGGLPRVRDELAKNVLLPFDGTPLFVEESLEWYGDKIVDGLWGNRDQVTNRHDGGGHIAMFDGSVTRFVSPKGPRGEAFQEDEDFEANDFYVKGHPNDPFWHQFDGGVSGRGWGWINNPK, from the coding sequence ATGCAAGCCAAGTCACGCCTCGCACGCCATGCCTTCACGCTCATCGAGCTGCTTGTCGTCATCGCCATCATTGCGATCCTCATCGGCATCCTGCTGCCCAGCCTCGGAGCGGCCCGAGAGTTGGGCATGACCGCCGTGTGCAGCAGCAACTGCAAGCAGATCGCTATGGCCAGCCTGCTCTACGCCCAGGACGACCGTAAGGACGAGTTCTGGCCGCCCGCCCAGTGGGCCCGCCTGCCCCGCTACGACACGCCCGAGGGTGAGGCCACGCCCGGCTTGCTCTACGAGTACCTCGAGGCCGCTGACGAGTGCACCGCCTGCCCCAAGAACAAGCGTCGCAGCAGCGACGGGGCCGACAAGTCGACGCTGTTCTACTCCGACATCGACTTCGACTACACCATGGCCGCCAGGATGGCCGGCGCTACCCCACACACCGACGTGCAGTTCAAGTACGCCGATCCGAAGCTGGGAGGTGGCCTGCCCCGCGTGCGTGACGAACTGGCAAAGAACGTACTCCTGCCCTTTGACGGCACGCCCCTATTCGTGGAAGAGAGCCTCGAGTGGTACGGCGACAAGATCGTCGACGGCCTCTGGGGCAACCGCGACCAGGTGACCAACCGCCACGACGGCGGTGGGCATATCGCCATGTTCGACGGCAGCGTCACGAGGTTCGTCTCCCCCAAGGGCCCGCGCGGCGAGGCCTTCCAGGAAGACGAGGACTTTGAGGCCAACGACTTCTACGTCAAGGGCCATCCCAATGACCCGTTCTGGCACCAGTTCGACGGCGGGGTTTCCGGCCGAGGCTGGGGCTGGATCAACAACCCCAAGTGA
- a CDS encoding response regulator has translation MPATDTSALRDATILIVDDDRDVLLAMETAFKAEGAITHTAGDGNTAITLTLDAKPDLVVLDMMLPARSGFLALEKIKGNDDSPLVIMVTANDGKRHQAYAQSLGVDGYMIKPVPLGQLMETAAELLAARA, from the coding sequence GTGCCAGCAACCGATACTTCCGCCCTGCGTGACGCGACCATCCTCATCGTCGACGACGACCGTGACGTGCTGCTGGCTATGGAAACGGCCTTTAAGGCCGAGGGTGCCATCACCCACACCGCGGGCGACGGCAACACCGCCATCACCCTAACGCTGGACGCCAAGCCCGACTTGGTGGTACTCGACATGATGCTGCCGGCCCGCTCTGGCTTTCTGGCCCTCGAGAAGATCAAGGGCAACGACGACAGCCCGCTGGTGATCATGGTAACCGCCAACGACGGCAAGCGGCACCAGGCCTACGCCCAATCGCTTGGGGTCGATGGGTACATGATCAAGCCCGTGCCGCTGGGCCAACTGATGGAGACGGCCGCCGAGTTGCTGGCCGCCCGAGCCTGA
- a CDS encoding sugar phosphate isomerase/epimerase, with amino-acid sequence MSAANIFSDAPTPEPDQTQITWSGWFDDAAAPESGVFHHDPRTWTAQGWETLEARLAEILPGFEAVGARLLLRPHVRHVVSDAPSVRRILGMFETPALGILFEPAAMLTAGMADDASDHLTRLLEALAHHERVAAVLLTGAERPALGEADPEHDEILVPAPLTRGSLDYHDLLAVLKEHGPFHRPLALYDEDVPAQLDMLREAGVLPSQPANA; translated from the coding sequence GTGTCCGCCGCCAACATTTTTTCGGACGCTCCAACGCCCGAACCCGACCAAACACAGATCACATGGAGCGGCTGGTTCGACGACGCCGCGGCCCCCGAATCGGGCGTCTTCCACCACGACCCGCGCACCTGGACGGCCCAGGGCTGGGAAACCCTGGAAGCCCGCTTGGCCGAGATCCTGCCCGGGTTCGAGGCCGTCGGCGCCCGGCTGCTGCTTCGCCCCCACGTCCGCCACGTGGTCTCCGACGCCCCCTCGGTCCGCCGCATCCTGGGCATGTTCGAGACCCCCGCCCTGGGCATCCTCTTCGAGCCCGCGGCCATGCTGACCGCCGGCATGGCCGATGACGCCAGCGACCACCTCACCCGCCTGCTCGAGGCCCTGGCCCACCACGAGCGCGTGGCCGCCGTGCTGCTGACCGGGGCCGAGCGGCCGGCCCTGGGCGAGGCCGACCCCGAGCACGACGAGATCCTGGTGCCCGCCCCCCTCACCCGCGGCTCGCTCGACTACCACGACCTGCTCGCGGTCCTCAAGGAACACGGGCCATTCCATCGCCCGCTGGCCCTGTACGACGAGGACGTGCCCGCCCAGCTCGACATGCTCCGCGAGGCCGGCGTCCTACCCTCCCAGCCCGCGAACGCCTGA
- a CDS encoding DoxX family membrane protein, whose product MAHDPHLTARQRTGLSVPPLLLRLALAIIFIWAGYTKVFGTFAVTDENRAQLVAAGVLPKGQTVPDPVIPDPVDEEPVPEPEPDLIPEEEPLPEENPASDPDPVSPVEPAPQPEDPVAEPDPVADDPTEVILVAQTQPAPQKVRKANQIALMLHAGANPEPVVAEDGTTSTPLAIVPQGLGAPPWPKYLAWAAAITELVAGGFLLIGALTRLSGLAVAGVMGVALWLTQIGPAISSGNAWLGFLPINDPYDPMNPATYTTMLYQLALLAMGLALLFSGPGMLSIDRFVMGRGRADDED is encoded by the coding sequence ATGGCCCACGACCCACACCTCACAGCCCGCCAGCGCACAGGCCTGAGCGTGCCCCCGCTGCTGCTGCGCCTCGCGCTGGCGATCATCTTCATCTGGGCGGGCTACACCAAGGTCTTCGGTACGTTCGCGGTCACCGACGAGAACCGGGCGCAACTGGTCGCCGCGGGCGTGCTACCCAAGGGGCAAACCGTTCCCGATCCGGTGATCCCCGACCCGGTGGACGAGGAACCGGTCCCAGAGCCGGAGCCCGACCTCATCCCCGAAGAAGAGCCCCTGCCCGAAGAGAATCCGGCGTCCGACCCCGATCCGGTATCCCCGGTCGAGCCGGCCCCGCAGCCCGAAGACCCCGTCGCAGAGCCCGACCCAGTCGCAGACGACCCAACCGAGGTGATCCTCGTCGCCCAGACGCAGCCCGCCCCTCAGAAGGTGCGTAAGGCGAACCAGATCGCCCTGATGCTGCACGCCGGTGCCAACCCCGAACCCGTGGTCGCCGAAGATGGCACCACGAGCACACCCCTGGCGATCGTGCCGCAGGGGCTGGGCGCACCACCCTGGCCGAAGTACCTGGCGTGGGCCGCGGCGATCACCGAGCTGGTCGCCGGCGGGTTCCTGCTCATCGGCGCCCTCACCCGCCTGAGCGGGCTGGCGGTCGCCGGCGTGATGGGCGTGGCGCTGTGGCTCACCCAGATCGGGCCGGCCATCTCGAGCGGCAACGCCTGGCTGGGCTTCCTGCCCATAAACGACCCGTACGACCCGATGAACCCCGCGACCTACACCACGATGCTGTACCAGCTTGCCCTGCTGGCCATGGGCCTGGCGCTGCTGTTCTCGGGCCCGGGCATGCTGTCGATCGACCGCTTTGTCATGGGCAGAGGTCGCGCAGACGACGAGGACTAA
- the rfaE2 gene encoding D-glycero-beta-D-manno-heptose 1-phosphate adenylyltransferase — protein MDTLLDALANWKPFNALVLGDFMLDQQLYGDAERLSADAPVPVLRVTRQDSMSGGAGNLAEDLIALGGGVKVFGVTGEDAEGELLRRHLGKSKIDTTGLIADAARPTTVKRNLIGLAQHRHPQKMFRVDFESRDALSADVSGRLLAALEAALPTADVLCLEDYDKGVCDEATCRAVIELARKHGVPLLVDPASRDDFARYRGCTSITPNRSEAERATGRRHAMTSAEQRQELAHELARQLDCDAVVLTLDRDGALLLERHAEPVSVPTVAREVYDVTGAGDMMLAGLAAARANGLSWPDSVRFANAAAGLEVQIFGVKPIPLADVHRELMRQAGRLTGKLRTIEELCDEIAGVRRHGGTVVFTNGCFDVLHAGHVSLLEKSAELGDFLVVGLNNDDSVRRLKGEGRPVHSALDRARVLGALEPVGAVVLFEEDTPIKLIEAIKPEVLVKGADYAGKEVVGQKVVEAAGGRVELVDLVQGLSTTSALSRLGAGR, from the coding sequence GTGGACACCCTCCTCGACGCCCTTGCCAATTGGAAGCCCTTCAACGCGCTGGTCTTGGGCGACTTCATGCTCGACCAGCAGCTCTACGGCGATGCCGAGCGGCTGAGCGCTGACGCGCCGGTGCCGGTCCTTCGGGTTACGCGGCAGGATTCCATGTCGGGCGGCGCGGGGAATCTGGCCGAGGATCTCATTGCGCTCGGTGGCGGTGTCAAGGTGTTCGGCGTAACCGGCGAGGACGCCGAGGGTGAGTTGCTCCGCCGCCACCTTGGCAAGTCGAAGATCGATACCACCGGGCTGATCGCCGACGCGGCGCGCCCGACGACGGTCAAACGCAACCTCATCGGCCTGGCCCAGCACCGACATCCGCAGAAGATGTTCCGCGTGGACTTCGAGTCTCGCGATGCTCTATCGGCAGATGTTTCGGGGCGACTGCTCGCGGCCCTCGAGGCCGCGCTCCCGACCGCCGACGTGTTGTGCCTCGAAGACTACGACAAGGGTGTGTGCGACGAAGCGACCTGCCGGGCGGTGATTGAGTTGGCGCGCAAGCACGGTGTGCCACTGCTGGTCGATCCGGCGTCGCGTGACGACTTCGCGCGGTATCGCGGCTGCACGTCGATCACGCCAAACCGCAGCGAGGCCGAACGGGCGACCGGGCGTCGCCACGCCATGACGTCGGCCGAGCAACGCCAGGAGCTTGCGCACGAGCTGGCCCGACAACTCGACTGCGATGCCGTGGTGCTCACGCTCGACCGGGATGGCGCGCTGCTGCTCGAACGCCATGCCGAGCCGGTGTCGGTGCCCACGGTCGCGCGTGAGGTGTATGACGTCACGGGCGCTGGCGACATGATGCTGGCCGGCCTGGCCGCCGCCCGCGCCAATGGGCTGTCGTGGCCCGACTCGGTGCGCTTTGCCAACGCGGCGGCGGGGCTGGAAGTCCAGATCTTCGGCGTCAAGCCCATCCCGCTGGCCGACGTGCATCGGGAATTGATGCGGCAGGCCGGACGATTGACCGGCAAGCTGCGCACGATCGAAGAATTGTGCGACGAGATCGCTGGCGTCCGGCGCCACGGCGGCACCGTCGTGTTCACCAACGGCTGCTTCGACGTGTTGCACGCGGGCCACGTCTCGCTGCTCGAGAAGTCGGCCGAGTTGGGCGACTTCCTGGTCGTCGGCCTGAACAACGACGACTCGGTGCGGCGGCTCAAGGGCGAGGGGCGGCCCGTCCACAGCGCCCTGGACCGCGCGCGCGTGCTGGGGGCGCTCGAACCCGTGGGCGCGGTCGTGCTGTTCGAGGAAGACACCCCCATCAAGCTCATCGAGGCGATCAAGCCCGAGGTGCTGGTGAAGGGTGCCGACTACGCGGGCAAGGAGGTCGTGGGGCAGAAGGTCGTCGAGGCGGCCGGCGGACGCGTGGAATTGGTCGACCTCGTGCAAGGACTGAGCACGACCAGCGCGCTGTCGCGGCTCGGGGCCGGCCGGTGA